From the Oleiharenicola lentus genome, one window contains:
- the yidD gene encoding membrane protein insertion efficiency factor YidD, whose translation MTATWILRLPVRVLDAAIWLYQRTLSPALVALNPTCGCRFAPSCSHYARDALREHGLLAGVALTVIRLAKCGPWHPGGEDPVPPRHRPVCTKVSPS comes from the coding sequence ATGACAGCAACGTGGATCCTCCGGCTGCCCGTCCGTGTGCTCGACGCCGCGATCTGGCTCTACCAGCGCACCCTGTCTCCGGCGCTGGTGGCTCTGAATCCCACCTGCGGCTGCCGCTTCGCCCCGTCCTGCTCGCACTACGCCCGCGACGCCCTGCGCGAACACGGTTTGTTGGCCGGCGTGGCCCTGACCGTCATCCGCCTCGCCAAGTGCGGCCCGTGGCACCCGGGCGGTGAAGATCCCGTTCCGCCGCGTCATCGGCCCGTCTGCACCAAAGTTTCCCCCTCCTGA
- the rnpA gene encoding ribonuclease P protein component encodes MHLRAGQRLRRNSDFRAVREQGRRMDCGAFLLTWRTRSADEPATPARVGVVASRAAVGNAVHRNAAKRRLRELYRRHQHLVPPGFDLVLTARAALLRMEFAEAAQRFVHACGRLPAPTKND; translated from the coding sequence ATGCATCTTCGCGCCGGGCAGCGCCTGCGGCGCAACAGCGACTTCCGCGCCGTCCGAGAGCAGGGCCGCCGCATGGATTGCGGGGCCTTCCTGCTGACTTGGCGCACCCGGTCTGCCGACGAACCCGCCACGCCCGCCCGCGTGGGCGTGGTCGCCTCCCGGGCCGCCGTGGGCAACGCGGTGCATCGCAACGCCGCCAAGCGCCGGCTCCGCGAGCTTTACCGCCGCCACCAGCACCTCGTGCCGCCCGGCTTCGATCTGGTCCTGACCGCCCGCGCCGCCCTGCTCCGCATGGAATTCGCCGAGGCCGCGCAACGCTTTGTCCACGCCTGCGGCCGGCTCCCGGCGCCAACGAAAAATGACTGA
- a CDS encoding sulfate adenylyltransferase subunit 1 produces MSVVATSSSLSSRPTVPVVDILRFNTCGSVDDGKSTLIGRLLYDSKSLMEDQIEALERSADITGGGSINLANLTDGLRAEREQGITIDVAYRYFATPKRKFIIADTPGHVQYTRNMVTGASTANLSIVLVDARLGVIEQSRRHTAIASLLRIPHLVVAVNKMDLVDWSEARFNEIRAQFEEFLPRLDIKDVKFIPLSALNGDNVVEPSKHTPWYAGPTLLAHLETVHIASDHNLNGFRLPVQWVNRPNNPTDQRLHDFRGFSGQIAGGIVKVGQKVMALPGGVVSTVKEIHTYNGSVDEAFCPQSVSVVLEHDVDVSRGSMLVGLDALPGGATELHAKVCWMHPRALQRGRKYFLKHTTSTVQAIVTEIESRLDMETLDANSAPAELAMNDLGEIRIRTAKPLFYDGYATNRLTGSFILIEQGTNATVAAGMLLAPTELVKPENTDYAI; encoded by the coding sequence ATGTCCGTGGTCGCCACCTCTTCCTCCCTTTCCTCCCGCCCGACCGTGCCGGTCGTCGACATCCTCCGCTTCAACACCTGCGGCAGCGTGGATGACGGCAAGTCCACGCTCATCGGCCGCCTCCTCTACGACTCGAAGTCGCTCATGGAGGACCAGATCGAGGCCCTTGAGCGCTCCGCCGACATCACCGGCGGCGGCTCCATCAACCTCGCCAACCTCACCGACGGCCTCCGCGCCGAGCGCGAGCAGGGCATCACCATCGACGTCGCCTACCGCTACTTCGCCACGCCGAAGCGCAAGTTCATCATCGCCGACACCCCGGGCCACGTCCAATACACGCGCAACATGGTCACGGGCGCCTCGACGGCCAACCTGTCCATCGTGCTCGTGGACGCCCGCCTCGGCGTGATCGAGCAGAGCCGCCGCCACACGGCCATCGCGTCGCTCCTGCGCATCCCGCACCTCGTCGTCGCCGTCAACAAGATGGACCTCGTGGACTGGAGCGAGGCGCGCTTCAACGAGATCCGCGCCCAGTTCGAGGAGTTCCTGCCGCGCCTCGACATCAAGGACGTGAAGTTCATCCCGCTCAGCGCGCTTAACGGCGACAACGTCGTCGAACCCTCGAAGCACACGCCCTGGTATGCCGGCCCGACGTTGCTCGCGCACCTCGAGACCGTTCACATCGCAAGCGACCACAACCTGAACGGTTTTCGCCTGCCGGTGCAGTGGGTCAACCGCCCGAACAATCCGACCGACCAGCGTCTCCACGACTTCCGCGGTTTCAGCGGCCAGATCGCCGGTGGCATCGTCAAGGTCGGCCAGAAGGTGATGGCCCTCCCCGGCGGCGTGGTTTCGACCGTGAAGGAAATCCACACCTACAACGGGTCCGTGGACGAGGCCTTCTGCCCACAGTCGGTCTCGGTCGTGCTCGAGCACGACGTGGATGTGAGCCGCGGCAGCATGCTCGTCGGCCTCGACGCCCTGCCCGGCGGCGCCACCGAGTTGCACGCCAAGGTCTGCTGGATGCACCCGCGCGCCCTCCAGCGCGGCCGGAAATACTTCCTCAAGCACACCACGAGCACCGTCCAGGCGATCGTGACCGAGATCGAGAGCCGCCTCGACATGGAGACCCTCGACGCGAATTCCGCCCCGGCGGAACTGGCGATGAACGACCTCGGCGAGATCCGCATCCGCACCGCCAAGCCGCTTTTCTACGACGGCTATGCCACCAACCGCCTCACCGGCTCCTTCATCCTGATCGAGCAGGGCACCAACGCCACCGTCGCCGCCGGCATGCTGCTCGCGCCCACGGAACTCGTGAAACCCGAGAACACCGATTACGCGATCTGA
- a CDS encoding peroxiredoxin has translation MKPLRFLLMSFSLLGFFQSAFADSLQVGADAPVVSAVTDSGETLNLGDVYAKNTYTVVWFYPKALTGGCTKQGCSLRDASTELTKRGAAVVGVSTDNVEAQKKFKETNNFPFPLLADTDKKVVKAFGQSAMMFASRECYVIKGGKIVYKDTGVTEKQAENVLAFLDRDQKG, from the coding sequence ATGAAACCCCTGCGCTTTCTCCTCATGTCCTTCTCTCTGCTTGGTTTTTTCCAGTCCGCTTTCGCCGATTCGCTCCAGGTTGGGGCCGACGCCCCGGTTGTGTCCGCCGTGACCGACTCGGGTGAGACGCTGAACCTCGGCGACGTTTATGCGAAGAACACCTACACGGTCGTGTGGTTCTACCCGAAAGCGCTGACCGGCGGTTGCACGAAGCAGGGCTGCTCGCTCCGCGACGCCAGCACCGAGCTCACGAAGCGCGGAGCCGCGGTGGTCGGCGTGAGCACCGACAACGTCGAGGCGCAGAAGAAATTCAAGGAGACGAACAATTTTCCGTTCCCGCTGCTCGCCGACACCGACAAGAAGGTCGTGAAGGCCTTCGGCCAGAGCGCCATGATGTTCGCCTCCCGCGAGTGCTACGTGATCAAGGGCGGCAAGATCGTTTATAAGGACACCGGCGTGACCGAGAAGCAGGCGGAGAACGTCCTCGCCTTCCTCGACCGCGACCAGAAGGGCTGA
- a CDS encoding outer membrane protein, with the protein MKQTTTLKHLLLAATLVAGFGTAARADDSLPPADQPAPITSDVSLLGLSYATLTYSYINLDGTSVHADDYAFEFNQPLSANLDGVFAYDYAQTSVIAGSRLKTQTLSAALRAFSTAYSWGKPFAEAGVGYARSRLAGDSDDSFVWSLGVGAELRVSSRATVTPYIRYVDAPDLDGSGVFNFGARASYWINTSWAATAGFEVDDDKNTAFTVGTNFRF; encoded by the coding sequence ATGAAACAGACCACCACCCTCAAGCATCTCCTCCTTGCTGCGACGCTCGTCGCGGGCTTCGGCACCGCCGCCCGCGCCGATGACAGCCTGCCGCCGGCCGACCAGCCCGCGCCGATCACCAGCGACGTCAGTCTGCTGGGTTTGAGCTACGCCACGCTGACCTACAGCTACATCAACCTCGATGGCACCTCGGTGCACGCCGATGACTATGCCTTCGAGTTCAACCAGCCGCTCTCGGCCAACCTCGACGGCGTGTTCGCCTACGATTACGCCCAGACCAGCGTGATCGCCGGCTCCCGCCTGAAGACGCAGACGCTCAGCGCCGCCCTGCGGGCCTTCAGCACCGCCTATAGCTGGGGCAAGCCCTTCGCCGAGGCCGGCGTCGGCTACGCCCGCAGCCGCCTGGCTGGTGACAGCGACGACTCGTTTGTCTGGTCGCTCGGCGTGGGCGCGGAACTGCGCGTTTCCTCCCGTGCGACCGTGACCCCCTACATCCGCTATGTGGACGCGCCTGATTTGGACGGCAGCGGCGTGTTCAACTTCGGCGCGCGCGCCAGCTACTGGATCAACACATCCTGGGCGGCCACCGCCGGCTTCGAGGTGGATGACGACAAAAATACCGCGTTCACCGTCGGAACAAACTTCCGCTTCTGA
- a CDS encoding YebC/PmpR family DNA-binding transcriptional regulator, with protein MAGHNKWSKVKRLKAVTDARKGKVFSRLSRDITMAAKAGGGDPDGNARLRTLLLKAREANMPAENVDRAIKKGTGELPGVVFEELHYEGYGPGGVAFVVQATTDNKVRTAQNIRSIFSVHGGNLAQNGAVAFQFLHAGQFLVAKDLVAEDKLMEIALEAGADDVITSEQGHEVRCGIHAFDKVAHALEKAGLKPESAEIAYIPTTTVPVDAATAASLEKLHDALDADDDVSAVYSNEDAG; from the coding sequence ATGGCCGGCCACAACAAATGGTCCAAGGTGAAGCGGCTCAAGGCCGTGACCGACGCCCGCAAGGGCAAGGTCTTCTCGCGGCTCTCACGGGACATCACCATGGCCGCCAAGGCCGGCGGCGGCGATCCCGACGGCAACGCCCGCCTCCGCACCCTCCTGCTCAAGGCCCGCGAGGCCAACATGCCGGCCGAGAACGTGGACCGCGCCATCAAGAAGGGCACCGGCGAGTTGCCCGGCGTGGTCTTCGAGGAACTCCATTACGAGGGCTACGGCCCGGGCGGCGTCGCCTTTGTCGTGCAGGCCACGACCGACAACAAGGTCCGCACCGCGCAAAACATCCGCTCCATTTTCTCCGTCCACGGCGGCAACCTCGCGCAGAACGGCGCCGTCGCGTTCCAGTTTCTCCACGCCGGCCAGTTCCTCGTCGCGAAGGATCTGGTCGCCGAGGACAAACTCATGGAAATCGCCCTTGAGGCCGGTGCCGACGATGTCATCACATCCGAACAGGGCCACGAGGTCCGCTGCGGCATCCACGCCTTCGACAAGGTCGCCCACGCGCTGGAAAAGGCCGGCCTCAAGCCCGAGTCCGCCGAAATTGCCTACATCCCGACGACCACCGTGCCGGTGGACGCCGCCACCGCCGCTTCGCTGGAAAAACTCCACGACGCCCTCGACGCGGACGACGACGTGTCAGCCGTGTATTCAAACGAGGACGCCGGTTGA
- a CDS encoding paraquat-inducible protein A, which translates to MPESTPLSHRAIPLLIAAALLLFGTGVFFPFFKVTKFWLFNDAISVVGGIFTLFREGEYFLFTILTLFTLVFPCVKLGLLAVIWLEREHDLARVRRLHGWVESLGKWSMLDVFVVAILIVAMKSAAVAEIRIGFGLYLFTFSVIATQFASAWVARHLAQK; encoded by the coding sequence ATGCCTGAATCCACGCCGCTCTCGCATCGTGCCATCCCCCTGCTGATCGCGGCGGCCCTGCTGCTGTTCGGCACCGGCGTCTTCTTTCCTTTCTTCAAGGTCACCAAGTTCTGGCTCTTCAACGACGCCATTTCGGTCGTGGGCGGGATCTTCACGCTTTTCCGGGAGGGCGAGTATTTTCTCTTCACCATCCTCACGCTGTTCACCCTGGTGTTCCCCTGTGTGAAGCTCGGCCTGCTCGCGGTCATCTGGCTGGAGCGCGAACATGACCTCGCGCGGGTCCGCCGCCTGCACGGCTGGGTCGAGTCGCTCGGCAAGTGGTCCATGCTCGACGTGTTCGTCGTGGCCATCCTCATCGTGGCGATGAAGTCCGCCGCGGTGGCCGAAATCCGCATCGGCTTCGGGCTGTATCTGTTCACCTTCTCGGTGATCGCGACCCAGTTCGCCTCCGCCTGGGTCGCGCGGCATCTGGCTCAAAAATAA
- a CDS encoding RrF2 family transcriptional regulator produces MKISVKVDYACRVMAELARIESSGELAQIDHLARTEAVPANFLAQILGKLRTSGLITSRRGNLGGYRLARPPEEISLHDIMLAVEGEFLGLSGNFQGQSGRRLKQVWHEVRDALATKLKSYTLDQLAAKSPGEMYYI; encoded by the coding sequence ATGAAGATCTCCGTCAAAGTCGATTATGCCTGCCGCGTGATGGCGGAGCTCGCCCGGATCGAAAGCTCGGGCGAACTGGCGCAGATCGACCACCTCGCGCGCACCGAGGCCGTGCCCGCGAACTTCCTGGCGCAGATCCTCGGCAAGCTCCGCACCTCCGGCCTCATCACCAGCCGCCGCGGCAACCTCGGCGGCTACCGCCTCGCCCGGCCGCCGGAGGAGATTTCCCTCCACGACATCATGCTCGCGGTGGAGGGCGAGTTCCTCGGTCTCAGCGGCAACTTCCAGGGCCAGAGCGGGCGCCGCCTGAAACAGGTCTGGCACGAAGTGCGCGACGCCCTCGCCACCAAGCTCAAGAGCTACACCCTCGACCAGCTCGCGGCCAAGTCGCCGGGCGAGATGTATTATATCTGA
- the cysD gene encoding sulfate adenylyltransferase subunit CysD → MKNYHLDHLDLLETEAIHIMREVAGEFERPVLLFSGGKDSICLLRLAEKAFRPSDIPMPFLNVETGHEFPELIEFRDRRAKQLGAKLIVRTVDQALANGSATQAPGEVSRNKLQIPVLLGAIEEFRFDCAIGGARRDEEKARAKERFFSFRDSFGQWDPKNQRPEIWNLYNGRLNAGENMRVFPLSNWTEMDVWEYIKREQLEVPSIYFSHTRECFRRGGQWLPVPPAHTDASKPDPYAGARPKPTEARKTMVCRVRTIADMISTGMVESPASSFDDIIAEVAAARVTERGSRADDKASEAAMEDRKKAGYF, encoded by the coding sequence ATGAAGAATTACCACTTGGACCATCTCGACCTCCTGGAAACGGAGGCCATCCACATCATGCGCGAAGTCGCGGGCGAATTCGAACGCCCCGTGCTGCTGTTCTCCGGCGGCAAGGATTCCATCTGCCTGCTGCGCCTCGCCGAGAAGGCCTTTCGCCCCTCGGACATCCCGATGCCGTTCCTCAACGTCGAGACCGGCCACGAGTTCCCCGAGCTGATCGAGTTCCGCGACCGCCGCGCGAAGCAGCTCGGCGCGAAGCTCATCGTCCGCACCGTGGACCAGGCCCTCGCCAACGGCTCCGCCACGCAGGCGCCCGGCGAGGTCAGCCGCAACAAACTGCAGATCCCCGTGCTCCTCGGCGCCATCGAGGAGTTCCGCTTCGACTGCGCCATCGGCGGCGCCCGCCGCGACGAGGAGAAGGCCCGCGCCAAGGAGCGTTTCTTCAGCTTCCGCGACAGCTTCGGCCAGTGGGACCCGAAAAACCAGCGTCCCGAGATCTGGAACCTCTACAACGGCCGTCTCAACGCGGGGGAGAACATGCGCGTGTTTCCGCTGAGCAACTGGACCGAGATGGACGTGTGGGAATACATCAAGCGCGAGCAGCTCGAGGTGCCTTCGATCTATTTCAGCCACACCCGCGAGTGCTTCCGCCGCGGCGGCCAGTGGCTGCCCGTGCCGCCGGCCCACACCGACGCATCGAAGCCCGATCCCTATGCCGGCGCCCGGCCCAAGCCGACCGAGGCCCGCAAGACCATGGTCTGCCGCGTCCGCACCATCGCCGACATGATCAGCACCGGCATGGTCGAGAGCCCCGCCAGCTCGTTCGACGACATCATCGCCGAGGTCGCCGCCGCCCGCGTCACCGAGCGCGGCTCGCGCGCCGACGACAAGGCCTCCGAGGCCGCCATGGAAGACCGCAAGAAAGCGGGTTACTTCTAA
- a CDS encoding YidC/Oxa1 family insertase periplasmic-domain containing protein: MDKKNTTIGVLLLVAAVVSMILSAKYAPKPPAPLPISPAPAETAATPAATGAPASASAAATGVATPATGSLSAPALGLAETVTLANDVIIVTLTNHGGAIENIALKQHLALQGQPGLYTLNAVRAAPALSLADFPGADRHTAYALVSKSETEAVYRATTPTLEITRRYSLAKEAGRDNYQIRHETTFRNLTDAAQVMPKAVFNLGTAVPLNAADYGMYLNTGYGDGEDTHFIARSDLEGGGFLSWIGVKDGRPPAFIERPSAVTWATVKNQFFCMILTPDQPGSGVRAERVKLDPNAPVDDHRLYGVTGYAQFELKPLAAGASSTFGANYYAGPKEYKRLGNADIFKHGEEKVMQFDSFFFNKIFLSGFFAPLLLTIMNWVHGLMAHVSPSWAWGWAIVITTLGLKIVFLPLTLAASKSAKRMAKLQPHMQALREKYKDNPQKMQAETLRIFRENKVNPVGGCIPILITIPFFVGFFAMLQSASDLRFAEFLWVADLSAPDTIARVFGLPVNIMPILMGATMIIQMKLTPMPSADPAQQTMFKIMPWIFTLFCYTFASGLALYSTINGLFTIGQQMIINRLPEPDLPINNPEGAKAGGMKNVTPKKKK; encoded by the coding sequence ATGGATAAAAAGAATACGACCATCGGTGTGCTCCTGCTCGTCGCCGCAGTGGTGAGCATGATTCTCAGCGCGAAATACGCGCCGAAGCCGCCGGCACCGCTGCCCATCTCGCCCGCCCCCGCCGAAACCGCGGCGACTCCCGCCGCGACCGGCGCCCCGGCAAGCGCTTCGGCCGCCGCCACCGGCGTTGCCACCCCGGCCACCGGCTCCCTTTCCGCGCCCGCCCTCGGCCTCGCCGAGACCGTCACCCTCGCGAATGACGTGATCATCGTGACGCTGACCAACCACGGCGGCGCCATCGAAAACATCGCCCTCAAGCAGCACCTGGCCCTCCAAGGTCAGCCCGGACTCTACACGCTCAACGCCGTGCGCGCCGCCCCGGCGCTCAGCCTCGCCGATTTCCCCGGCGCCGACCGCCACACCGCCTACGCGCTGGTTTCCAAGTCCGAGACCGAGGCCGTCTATCGCGCTACCACGCCCACGCTCGAGATCACCCGCCGCTACTCGCTCGCCAAGGAGGCCGGCCGCGACAACTACCAGATCCGTCACGAGACCACCTTCCGCAACCTCACCGATGCCGCCCAGGTGATGCCCAAGGCCGTCTTCAACCTCGGCACCGCCGTGCCCCTCAATGCCGCCGATTACGGCATGTATCTCAACACCGGCTACGGTGACGGCGAGGACACCCACTTCATCGCCCGCAGCGACCTCGAGGGCGGCGGTTTCCTCAGCTGGATCGGCGTGAAGGACGGACGCCCCCCGGCGTTCATCGAGCGCCCTTCCGCCGTCACCTGGGCCACGGTGAAGAACCAGTTCTTCTGCATGATCCTCACGCCCGACCAGCCGGGCAGCGGCGTGCGGGCCGAGCGCGTGAAGCTCGATCCCAACGCGCCCGTGGATGACCACCGCCTTTACGGCGTCACCGGCTACGCCCAGTTCGAGCTGAAACCCCTCGCCGCCGGCGCCTCGTCCACCTTCGGCGCCAACTACTACGCCGGCCCCAAGGAATACAAGCGCCTCGGCAACGCCGACATCTTCAAGCACGGCGAGGAGAAGGTCATGCAATTCGACTCCTTCTTCTTCAACAAGATCTTCCTCTCCGGCTTCTTCGCCCCGCTGCTGCTTACCATCATGAACTGGGTGCACGGGCTCATGGCGCACGTCTCGCCGAGCTGGGCCTGGGGCTGGGCCATCGTCATCACCACGCTCGGGCTGAAGATCGTGTTCCTGCCGCTCACGCTCGCCGCCTCCAAGTCCGCCAAGCGCATGGCCAAGCTCCAGCCGCACATGCAGGCCCTCCGCGAGAAATACAAGGACAACCCCCAGAAGATGCAGGCCGAGACGCTCCGCATCTTCCGCGAGAACAAGGTCAATCCCGTCGGCGGCTGCATCCCGATCCTCATCACGATCCCGTTCTTCGTCGGCTTTTTCGCCATGCTGCAAAGCGCGTCCGACCTGCGCTTCGCCGAGTTCCTGTGGGTCGCCGATCTCTCCGCACCCGACACCATCGCCCGGGTCTTCGGTCTGCCGGTCAACATCATGCCCATTCTCATGGGTGCGACCATGATCATCCAGATGAAGCTCACGCCGATGCCCTCGGCCGATCCCGCACAGCAGACCATGTTCAAGATCATGCCCTGGATCTTCACGCTCTTCTGCTACACCTTCGCCTCCGGCCTCGCGCTCTACTCGACCATCAACGGCCTGTTCACCATCGGCCAGCAGATGATCATCAACCGCCTGCCCGAGCCCGACCTGCCGATCAACAATCCCGAGGGCGCCAAGGCCGGCGGGATGAAGAACGTCACGCCGAAGAAGAAGAAATAA
- a CDS encoding bile acid:sodium symporter family protein, which yields MSAPTPSARHPAAVTFPWWRNHGFLLGLVGATILAFLFPGPGARGGALHPELVNNGGIALILFLQGLSLAVEKIKSGAGNWRLHGMIQGYTFVVFPLAGVALNALTAVCWPSQPEAIRQGFLYLCVLPSTISTSVVLTAVARGNTAGALFNAALSNIVGVIATPLLVQLLMNRTGQAGPIGPLLLKITLLTLVPFALGMVLRPRLAAWIDARRAWVARISNTVILFIVYSAFCDSVQDRVWATHGLTLTLQVLGVTLGLFGVMSALVFATCRLLQLGREDKIAAYFCAVKKTLAMGVPLAVLIFGERADLPLILLPIMFYHPVQLFLNGLLANRWAREKA from the coding sequence ATGAGCGCGCCAACCCCGTCCGCCCGCCATCCCGCCGCGGTGACCTTCCCCTGGTGGCGCAACCACGGTTTCCTGCTCGGGCTGGTCGGCGCAACCATCCTGGCCTTTTTGTTTCCGGGACCCGGGGCGCGCGGCGGGGCTTTGCACCCGGAACTGGTTAACAACGGCGGCATCGCACTGATCCTTTTTCTGCAGGGGTTGTCGCTCGCGGTGGAGAAAATCAAAAGCGGCGCCGGCAACTGGCGGCTGCACGGAATGATTCAGGGCTACACGTTTGTGGTTTTCCCCCTGGCGGGCGTGGCGCTGAACGCGCTCACCGCGGTGTGCTGGCCCAGCCAGCCCGAGGCGATCCGGCAGGGATTCCTCTACCTGTGCGTGCTGCCCTCGACGATTTCCACGTCCGTCGTGCTGACGGCCGTGGCCCGCGGCAACACGGCGGGCGCGCTCTTCAACGCCGCGCTTTCCAACATCGTCGGCGTGATTGCCACGCCGCTGCTGGTGCAGCTGCTGATGAACCGCACCGGCCAGGCGGGGCCGATCGGGCCGCTGCTGCTGAAGATCACGCTGCTTACGCTCGTGCCCTTCGCGCTCGGCATGGTGCTGCGGCCGCGGCTGGCGGCGTGGATTGACGCGCGCCGGGCTTGGGTGGCGCGCATCAGCAACACCGTCATTCTCTTCATCGTTTATTCCGCCTTCTGCGATTCCGTGCAGGACCGCGTCTGGGCCACGCACGGCCTCACGCTTACGTTGCAGGTGCTGGGCGTGACGCTCGGCCTCTTCGGCGTGATGTCGGCGTTGGTGTTCGCCACGTGTCGGCTGCTCCAGCTCGGGCGCGAGGACAAGATCGCGGCCTATTTCTGCGCGGTGAAGAAGACGCTGGCGATGGGCGTACCGCTCGCGGTGCTGATCTTCGGCGAGCGCGCCGACCTGCCGCTGATCCTGCTCCCGATCATGTTCTACCATCCCGTGCAGCTTTTCCTCAACGGCCTGCTGGCGAACCGCTGGGCGCGGGAAAAGGCGTAG
- a CDS encoding phosphoadenosine phosphosulfate reductase family protein: MSFTAEQLAKLNAELATKSPLEVVRWAIAQAGGRAIVSTNFRPYEAVVLHLATQAQPDIPVLWVDHGYNRPATYKHAEQLRAQLKLNLKPYLPKMTPAHRDAVHGPIPSLDDEAGLKQFSGVMKLEPFQRGMKELAPTVWITALRKVQNPNRAGLDIVSHDANFGALKVSPVFHFTDAQMEAYLAEHKLPNEWDYFDPAKADEKRECGLHAAWGKNAAQTAAAS, encoded by the coding sequence ATGTCCTTCACCGCTGAACAGCTCGCGAAACTCAACGCCGAGCTCGCCACCAAGTCGCCGCTCGAGGTCGTCCGCTGGGCCATCGCCCAGGCCGGTGGCCGCGCGATCGTCTCGACCAACTTCCGTCCCTACGAGGCCGTCGTGCTCCACCTCGCCACGCAGGCGCAGCCCGACATCCCCGTGCTCTGGGTGGACCACGGCTACAACCGCCCCGCCACCTACAAGCACGCCGAGCAGTTGCGCGCCCAACTGAAGCTCAACCTCAAGCCCTACCTGCCCAAGATGACGCCCGCCCACCGCGACGCCGTCCACGGCCCCATTCCCTCGCTCGACGACGAGGCCGGCCTGAAGCAGTTTAGCGGCGTGATGAAGCTCGAGCCCTTCCAGCGCGGCATGAAGGAACTGGCCCCGACTGTCTGGATCACCGCCCTGCGCAAGGTGCAGAACCCGAACCGCGCCGGCCTCGACATCGTCTCGCACGACGCGAACTTCGGGGCCCTGAAGGTGAGCCCCGTCTTCCACTTCACCGACGCGCAGATGGAAGCCTACCTCGCCGAGCACAAGCTGCCCAACGAGTGGGATTACTTCGACCCGGCCAAGGCCGACGAAAAACGCGAATGCGGCCTCCACGCCGCGTGGGGCAAGAACGCTGCCCAGACCGCCGCCGCGTCATGA
- the rpmH gene encoding 50S ribosomal protein L34 has product MKPTFRPHRKKRARKIGYRARKATRGGRKVLAARRRKGRKRLTVV; this is encoded by the coding sequence ATGAAGCCTACATTCCGCCCGCACCGCAAGAAACGCGCCCGCAAGATCGGTTACCGTGCCCGCAAGGCCACCCGCGGCGGCCGCAAGGTCCTCGCCGCCCGCCGCCGCAAGGGCCGCAAGCGCCTGACCGTCGTCTGA